The DNA region TTACCGCCTCTTTCTTGACAGTGACCTGCATCCCACCTTGATCATTATCCTTGCGATCATTGGCGGGATGTTCGGCGGCGCGATCTGGGCGGCGCTGACGGGAATTTTGAAAGTCTTCGGCGGCGTGAACGAGATCTTTGGAGGTCTCGGCTTGAACTTTGTCGCCACCGCGCTGACCATTTACCTGATCTTCGGTCCCTGGAAGCGCCCCGGTGTCGCCTCGATGAGCGGGACGGTTCCATTCCCCGATGAATTTTCACTGCCGCTGTGGCAGAATCTCCGCATCAGTCCGTGGGCATTGGGGATCGCCCTCGCGGGCATTGTGGTCGTCTATTTTCTTTTGCAAGGCACATATTTTGGCTTGCGCCTCAAAGCGGTCGGGAAGAACTTCCGCGCGGCATATTTGCTGGGGATTCCCACCTGGCAGTATTCCATGTATTCCTTCCTGGTCTGCGGCGCGCTGGCGGGCGCGGCTGGCGCGATGCAGGTGGCGGCGGTCTATCATCGCCTCATCCCGTCCATCTCCAGCGGATACGGCTATCTCGGTCTCATGGTGGCAATGTTGATCAACTATCAGGCGCTCTGGGCGGTGCCGGTAGCGTTGTTCTTTGCGGCTTTGAACATCGGCAGCATTCAACTGCCGATTATCATGAAATTGGACTCATCCCTTTCCGGTGTGCTGCAAGGTGTACTGGTCTTGTTCGTCCTGCTGGCGGCGGGGGTGCGGCAGAAATTTGGGAGGAAGGCATAACATGTCTCAGGAAACCATCATCATCGGCTTGGCTGGCGTGCTTGCCTCTGCGGCTCCCATTGTTTTTGCGGTCATCGGCGAGACGATCTCCGAGCGGGCAGGCGTGATCAATCTGTCCATGAACGGCACGATCCTGCTTTCGGCAATGGGCGGCTTTGCGGTCGCCTACAACACAAATAATATCGTCCTCGGGTTTCTGGCGGGGATGTTAATTGGCGCGCTGGTGGCATTGATCGTGGCATTTGCGAGCATCACATTGCAGCAATCGCAAGTTGCTGTCGGCTTTGTGCTTGCGTTGACCTGCCGCGACCTTTCCTATTTTCTTGGCAACCCTTACATGGGCGTTCCCGGTCCGCGTTTGCAGGCAGTCCCGATCCCGTTCCTCGGCGATATTCCCATTCTTGGTCAACTGTTCTTCCGTCATGATGCCATCACGTACATCAGCTTCATCGCCATTTTCCTTGCATGGTTGTGGATCTTCCGAACCCGCCCCGGGTTGATGCTGCAAGGCATCGGCGAGAAACCAGCCGCGGCGTACATCCGAGGTGCGAACGTCAACTTAATGCGCTATGTGTATACGATCATCGGCGGCGCATTGATCGGCTTGGCGGGTCCTGCCTTTTCCCTTGCCACCCGTGCGGGCTGGATGGGAACCATTTCCGGCTTGGATGGATTCGGCTGGATCGCACTCTCCATCACCATCTTCGGCGGATGGAATCCGCTGCGAGGCGCGTTTGGCGCTTATCTCTTCGCGTTCCTTCAGTGGCTTGGCTTGGTCCTGCAACCCGTGCTGACTCAAGTCCCGTCACAGGTTCTGCAAGTTGCGCCATTCCCGTTGATGATCCTGACACTGTTGCTGGTTAACATCGGCAATGCGGAATGGGTGGAGCGGGCGCTCGCCGCCATGCCCGAAGCGACGCGCAAGATTTTTGCAAAGCTATTGCGCGCCATGCGCACCTCTCCGCCGGCGGCTTTGGGTGTGCCGTTTGAGCGGGATTAAAAGATATCGTGCGCATGGGACGAGTGAACCTCGTCCCATGTGCTTTCCTCCGGAGGGGAAGTAATAAATGTCATTTTTCAATGGACAAAATGATACTAGAATTTCATTGTGAATTATGCTACAACTGTAAAGACGTCAGACGACTATCATCTGCGAGACCATATTTATGCGTGTAGTCCAATCGAAATCGATTGCAGATCAGGTTGAAGAGATTCTTCGGGGGAGAATCCGTGACAACACGTACACTGCCGGGAGCCGCATACCCTCGGAAAGCGAACTGTCTGAAGAGTTTGGCGTCAGCCGCGCAACCGTGCGGACCGTTCTCGCAAAACTGGCAGTGAATGGACTGATCCTGCGGAAACATGGAGATGGCACCTACGTCAACTCAAGAGTACGCGGAGCAGGCGCCAATTTCGGGAATTTGTGGGATTTTGTGACCCTGATCGAAAGCAATGGGTACAAATCCATGATCAAGCCGATGTCCATTGAACTGCGGAGCGCTTCTGAAAAGGAAGCGGCTGCGCTGGCAATCGACCCACAGGAAAAAATGCTGTCAATGACGAGACTCTTCCATGCCGACGACCAGCCTGTGATTTTGGCGAAGAATGTGATCCCCGCCTCGTTTTTGCGTGTGCCGCTGCAGGAGATCGATGGACACCTTACCATACGGGAGATTCTGCAAAGGTATTGCCGGCAGGAGATTGCGTTCGCGATCACAGACATTCGCTCCGTTTTGGCAAGGAATGAACTTAAGTCTGCGATGGGGGATATGTTGGGGGAAACGGTCTTGGAACTACAACTGGCATTCTATAGCAAGGATAATGTACCGTTGGCGCTTGGAAACAATTATTTTAACGATGCGATTCTGCGTTTATGTCTGGTACAGGCATGGAGTTGATTTGGCGGCGATGGATGCCGCATGACGTGGTTGTGAGCGGTCACGATCTTGATGACACGATCTTTCGTAAGACCATATTCTAACCAAATGGTGACGGACCGATGAAAAAATTATTTCAAAGCGAATGGTTGTCCCGCACTGTGGACGCGTTTCTGCCAGTCTTTGCCACCCTTGCGGCATTGTTGGTCGGCGCGATCATGCTGTTATTACTGAAAGTCAACCCGATCGAGGCGTATGCCGCTCTATGGGATGGCGCATTTGGCAGCCCCAATGCGGTTGCGGAGACGCTGGTAAAAGCCACGCCGTTGCTGCTGGTCGCGCTGGGAATCTGTATTTCTTTCCGCGGCAATGTGATCAACATCGGCGGCGAAGGGCAGATGGTGGTTGGTGCCTTGCTGGCGACCTGGGTGGGGCTGACCTTCACAGAAGCGCCCGGCTGGTTGATCATTGTTCTGGCTTTGGTTTGCGGTTTTTTGGGAGGCGCCGTCTGGGGCGGTATCCCCGGCGTGCTCAAAGCTTACTTTAACGTCAATGAAATTCTCAGCACAGTGATGATGAATGCCATTGCCATTCAGTTGATGAACTTCCTCTTGCGCGGACCGATGATCGATCCTTCGCAGGCAGAGTTGGCTTCCAAAATCCCACAGACCGCACGTTTGCTGGATATTTTCCAGCTGCCGCGTCTGGTTCCCACCCGTTTGCACCTCGGTGCGTTGATCGCGGTGGTGCTGGCAGTGCTGGTCTACATTTTATTGTGGCGCACCACGCTCGGTTATCGAATCCGCGCGGTGGGGCAGAACCCGAACGCATCTCGTTACGCCGGCATTAATGTTCCTCGTTACATGGTTCTTGCGCTTTTGCTCAGCGGCGCATTTGCCGGGCTGGCTGGTGCGGTGCAAGTCTATGGCGTCAACTATCGCATGATCACGGACGGATCGGCTTCGGGCTTTACCGGCTCGGCTGGCTTCAATGGGATCGTGGCGGCGTTGTTCGGGCAACTGCATCCTTTATTGTCCATTCCCGCTTCCATTTTGTTCGGCGCGTTGCTGGTGGGCGCAAACAAGATGCAGCGCATGGTGCAGGTTCCATCCGCACTGGTGATCGCCCTGAACGGACTTGTGGTGGTCTTTGTCGTCAGCAGTGAGATCTGGAGACGCTACCGTCAGCGCCGCAGGCTGGTCGCTATCAGGGATGAGGAATCTCCCCCGCAGCCGGACCAACCTGAAGTCCAGAAAGAGGATGCGCAGCAATGATTTCCGATCTCTTCTCTACTACGGTCCTGATCGGCATCCTGGCATCGGGCATCCGCCTCGCAACTCCGTATCTATATGCCGCCATCGGCGAGACGTTCAGCCAGAAGAGCGGCGTGTTGAACCTTGGCGTGGAAGGGCAGATGCTGCTGGGCAGTTTCGCCGCCTTTTACATCACGTATACCACTGGTAACCTGTGGTTCGGTTTGCTGGCGGCGATCATGGTCGGCGCATTTATGGGGCTGGCGATGGCGTTCGTGACCGTCAACCTGCAAGCCAAACAGGGCATCAGCGGAATCGGTTTTTATCTCTTCGGCTTGGGGATGAGCGACCTGCTCTTCCAAAAACTGATGGGAACCGTGGAAACGGTGCGCGGTTTCCCGAGAGTTAGCATTCCGGTCTTGAGCGGTATTCCCGGTGTTGGCGATATTTTTTTCAACCAGAGTATTCTTGTCTATGGCGCGTATTTGCTTGTGCCGATTGCATGGTTCGTATTGAATAAGACCACGCTGGGCTTGAAGATCCGCTCGGTCGGTGAAAATCCGGATGCGGCGGATTCGCTTGGCGTGAGTGTGAAGCGCATCCGTTACTTTACGATCATTTTGGGCGGTATTCTTTCGGGCATTGCGGGCGCATCGCTTTCGATCGCCCTGTTGAATGTCTTTCAACAGAACATGACCAGCGGTCTTGGATTTATCGCCGTTGCGCTGGTGTACTTTGGCGGTTGGCGTCCGCTGGGTGTGTTGGGCGGGGCACTGCTCTTTAGTCTGGTCAATTCATTGCAGTTGTGGATTCAGGTGTTGGGACTGCCGATACCGTCCGAACTGGCAGTGATGATGCCCTATATTTTGACGATCATTGTTTTGGTTGCGACTGCATCCAAGATACGTTCGCCATCTGCATTGACGAAACCGTTTGAGCGGGAAGGTTGATCCCGGAAAGGAGACATTTGCAATAAAACAATCACCTGTCCCATCTGTTCAATTTTGGTCCATTCAAAATTTCAAAAGGAGTAAGAAGAAAATGAAAAAAGTCACGTGGATTTTGACCGTTCTGCTAGCCCTGTCGCTTGTGTTGAGCGCATGCGGAAGCCCGACTGCGGCTCCTGCCGCCCCCGTGGAAGAGCCCCAAGCCGCCCCTGAAACATCCACCGAACCCGAAGCTGAACCTGCCGCCCCGGCGGAGCCTTTCCGTGTGGCAGTGGTCATGCCGAGTTCGATCAATGATCTGGCGTTCAGCCAGAGCATGTACGATGCGCTGGTCCTGATCCAACAGGAAATGGGCGGACCCGAATATTTTGAGTTCGTCTATTCGGACAACATGTTCGTTGTGGATGATGCCGCTGCGGCGCTCCGTGACTACGCCACCCAGGGTTTTGACCTGGTCATTGGGCATGGTTCGCAGTACGGCTCCTCCCTGCAGGAAATTGCTCCCGACTTCCCCGAAACTGCTTTTGCCTGGGGCACCACTGTGGAAACCTTCGGTCAGCCGAACATCTTCGCTTATGAAGCCGCTTCTCATCAAGGCGGATACGTCAATGGCGTGCTGGCTGCCAGCCTCACCCAGAGCAAGGTCGTTGGTGTGGTTGGACCGATCGAGACCGGCGATGCCAAACTGTATGTAGACGGCTTCGTGGCTGGTGTCAAGGCGACCGACCCGGACATCACGGTGAACGTCAATTATATCGGCTCGTTCTCTGATGTGGCGCTGGCTTCAGAAGCTGCCAATACCCACATCGCCGCCGGTGCGGATGTTATGACTGGTACCGCCCAGATGGTGGTTGGAGCGATCGGCGTGGCACAGGAGAACGGCGTTCTCTGGTTCGGCACCCAGTCCAATCAGAGTTCGCTGGCTCCTGATATCGTGGTTGCCAGCCAGGTCTATCACTGGGAAGTGGTCGTCCGTGAGATCATGGACCTGATCGCTGCCGGCACATTGGGCGGCAAATCCTTCGTCATCAATCTCGGTGACGGTAGTCAGTTGATGGAATACAATCCTGGCTATGCTCTCCCCGCCGATGTCAAAGCGCTGGCGGATCAGACCGTCCAGGGCATCATCGAAGAGACCATCACAATCACCCTGCCGTAGTTTCTAAAAAGGCACTTCGGAAGTCCAAGACTTCCGAAGTGCCTTTCCCACTTTTTTCAAGGATGGCACCAATGACCGAATCGAACCTGCTTCCCTCCGGACGTACACGCATTGAAAAACTGGAGATGCGCGGCATCACCAAGCGTTTCCCCGGTGTGCTCGCCAGTGACAAGGTGGATTTTGATGTGCGGTCGGGCGAAGTTCATGCCTTGCTGGGCGAGAACGGCGCAGGCAAAAGCACATTGATGAAGATCCTGTACGGCTTGTACCACCCGGATGAGGGTGAGATTCTGATCAATGACAGTCCCGTCCGCATTTCCTCGCCGACCGATTCGATCAACCTTGGGATCGGCATGATCCATCAGCACTTCATGCTGGTTCCCACACTGACCGTAGCTGAAAATGTGGCGCTTGGTTTGCCGTCCTCGCGCGGCGCACTCACGGACCTGGATCGCGTCTCCAAACGCATCATCGAACTGGCTGGCATCTACGGGTTGAAGATCGACCCGGATGCCTACATCTGGCAGCTGTCGGTGGGACAACAGCAGCGCGTCGAGATCATCAAAGCCCTATATCGCGGAGCCGCCCTGCTGATCCTTGACGAGCCGACCGCTGTGCTCACCCCGCAGGAAGTGGACGAATTATTTGTCATTATGAACCAGATGGTGCGGGACGGTCATGCCCTCATTTTCATATCCCACAAACTGCATGAGGTCGTGGAGATAAGCCGCCGCGTCACCGTCCTGCGTGACGGGCGTAAGATCGGCACCCGTCCCACTTCAGAGATCACAAAACAGATCCTTGCCAATTGGATGGTCGGGCGCGAAGTGGGCTTTTCACCGGACCGCGGCGTTGCCGAACTTGGCGAAACGCGCATGAAGATCGAAGACCTTGTCTGTAGCAGCGACCGCGGCACCCCGGGTCTGCGCGGCGTGAACCTCGAGGTCCGCTCCGGCGAGATTTTGGGCGTCGCTGGAGTATCAGGCAACGGGCAGCGCGAACTGGCGGAAGCCATCACCGGGCTGCGAAAAGTTACCGGCGGCAAGGTCTACCTCGAGGGCGAAGACGTGACCGGCTTCCCTCCGGCAGAGATCACGGAGCGAATGCTCTCCTACATCCCTGAAGAGCGGATGCGCGATGGCATGATCAAGGACTTTTCAGTTGCCGAGAACATGATCCTGCGCGAACACCATAAAATGCCGTATTCGAAGTACGGCTTCCTGCGGTTACGCGAGATCTCCAGCCATGCAAATGAATTGATTTCGAACTTCCAGGTTAAGACCCCCTCATCGGAAACCGAAGCCAAGAATCTTTCCGGCGGCAATATTCAGAAGATCGTGCTGGCACGGGAAATTTTCCGTACCCCGCGTGTCATCATCGCCGCCCAGCCCACTCGCGGACTTGACATCGGCGCCACCGAATACGTCCGCGAACAACTGCTCGAACAGCGCCGCAAAGGCGTTGCCATCATGCTCATCTCAGAAGACCTCGATGAGATCATCGCGCTCTCTGACCGCATTGCTGTGCTCTACGAAGGTCAGGTCATGGATATCGTTCCGCGTGAAGAAGCCACCCCCGAAAAACTTGGCTTGCTCATGGCAGGCGTGCATCCCGAAGAGAGTGCCGCACAACCCGCATAGGTCTGCGGGGTTTTGATAACTAGTAAAATCCACTATCCATCGGTTCGGTGGTCGCTGATTTAAAGATCAGCGGCGTTGGGTCGCGTAGCATCCATCGAAAAGTGCCGCCGCCTGTGTAAGAAAGGACACCACCTATGAACCTATGGCAGGAATACAAACGTCCCGTCTCCATCACGGAGGCAGTTCAAGCCCTAGCGTCGGCTTCTGGTCCTGCGCTGCCCATTGCGGGCGGAACAGATCTTCTGCTCGACCTGAAACAAGGCAACCATCCTCCCATCCACACTTTAATTGATCTGACATTCATCCCGGAGATGAGCACCCTCGAATTGAGAAGTGATGAACTCTTCATCGGAGCTGCCGTCCCGGTTAACCGCGTCGCACTGGACCCGCTGACTGATGCGCATGCCCAGGCTTTGGTCGAAGCCTGCAACCTGATCGCCGGACCTCAAGTCCGCAACACCGCAACGCTCGGAGGCAACGTCGCGCACGCCCTCCCCGCCGCGGACGGGACCATTGCCTTGACCGCCCTTGACGCCCACGCCGAAGTTGCCGGCGCAACAGGGACACGCCGCATGCCCTTCACCTCGCTCTTCCTTGGACCCGGAAAATCCGCCATCGACAAGAGCAAAGAGATCATCGTCGGTTTTTACATCCCTCAATCCAAAAAGGGACAAGCCTCCTGCTTCAAACGCATCATGCGTCCGCAGGGTGTTGCGCTTCCCATTTTGAATTGCGCTGTCTGGCTTGAACGCGAAGGTGACACAGTGAAGGATATTCATATCGCCGTTGGTCCCGGCGGAGCGACTCCCTTCCGCGCCACCGAATCCGAATCCGCCCTGCGTGGAAAACCCTTGAATGAAACGACCTTTGCCGAGACTTTGAATATCCTGCTCGGACAGGCAAAGTTCCGCACCAGCGCCCGCCGTGCCAGCGCGGATTATCGCAGGCATATCGTCGGCAGCTTATTCAAGGATGTGCTGGATACCGCGTGGAAACGCGCAGAATAGGATTACTGGTATGTCGAACATAATTTTTTCCGTCAATGGCAAACAATATTCGGTTGAACCTATTGCAGGTGAAACCCTTTCCACCCTGCTGCGTGAACGGTTGCGTCTGACCGGAACGAAGATCGGTTGCGAAGAAGCGGAGTGCGGCGCATGCACTGTCCTTGTGGATGGCGAGCCGATCATGTCTTGTGTCTACCCCGCCGAACGCGCAGATGGCAAGACTCTCGTTACCATCGAAGGGCTGGCACAGCGCGTCCATGAAGAGATGAAACTGCATCCGTTGCAGGAAGCCTTCGTAGAGCATGGCGCCGTCCAGTGCGGGTTCTGCATCCCCGGGCAGATCATGACCGCCTATGCACTGCTCAAACGCAACCCGGATCCGAACAGCGATGACATCCGTTTTGCGCTAAAGGATACGCTCTGCCGTTGTGCGGGCTACCCGTCCATTGAGAATGCCATCCTCGCTGCGGCACAGGCGTTGCAGACAGGCGAACCTGTCCAGAAGCCGACTCATATCCCTGATTCGATCCACGATCACAAGACGGTTGGACGCAAACACCTGCGCCCCGAAGCTGTGGAAAAGGTGACCGGCGAAGCCATCTTCACCGATGACTTGAAATTCGACGGCATGTTATATGCCAAAGCAAAACGCGCCATGATCCCGCACGGCTTTTTGACGAAGCTCGATATTTCCAAAGCGAAGGCCCTGCCCGGCGTGGTCGCCATTCTCACTGCGGAAGATGTCCCCGCCGAAAAGAATCATGGATTGGTCATCTTCGACTGGCCCGTGATGATCGGAGTTGGAGAACGCGTCCGTTACGTGGGGGACGCACTCGCCATCGTGGCGGCAGAAAGCCAGGAGATCGCCGAACAGGCGTCGGCGTTGATCGAAGCGGAGTTCGACCTCCAGCCTGTTATTACGAATCCGGTCATGGCGCGTGAAGATGGCGTTCCGCAGCTCCATGACAGCGGCAACCTGCTCAAGCACATCAAGGTCCGCAAGGGCGATATGGATGCGGGCTTTGCCGCCGCTGACATTGTCCTTGAGCACACCTTCCACACGCAAACCACCGACCACGCCTTCATTGAACCGGAGTGCAGTATTGGCGTGCCGTTGCCCGATGGGCGCATGGAAATTTACGTCGGCTCGCAGATCCCTTATCAAGACCGCACGCAGGTTGCGCGCGTGATGGGCTGGGAAGAAGAGCGCGTACGCATCGTCGGGCAGTTGATGGGCGGCGGCTTCGGCGGCAAGGAAGACGTGATGGGGCAGATCCACGTCGCCATGCTTGCGAACGTCACCCAGCGCCCTGTCAAATTGTTGTTCGACAGACAGGAAAGTTTGCTCGTGCATCCCAAGCGCCATGCCACGCAGATCCGCGTGAAGATCGGCGCGAAGAAGGACGGGCGTTTGATCGCGGCGGAGACCGAGTTGTACGGCGACACGGGCGCATATGCATCGCTCGGCGAAAAAGTGATGACCCGCGCCACCACGCACTCGGCGGGACCGTACGACATCGAACATGTCCGCGCCGACTGTTACGCCATGTACACCAACAACCCGCCGTCCGGCGCGTTCCGCGGGTTCGGCGTCACGCAATCTGCCTTCGCTGTCGAATCCATGATGGATATGCTTGCCGAAAAACTCAACCTCGACCCCGTGGACGTGCGCCGCATGAATGCGCTGCACGTCGGCAGTATCACCAACACGGGACAGGAATTGAAAGAGTCTGTCGGCTTGATGGAATGTATTGACCGCGTGGATGCCGAAATGCGGAAGCACACCCCGCTTCCCTTCGCCCCGCGAGTTGATCCTGAAAACCCGAACCTTGTGCGCTCTTGGGGTTTTGCCGCTGCGTACAAGAATACGGGACTTGGCGGCGGCGCTCCCGACAAATCCGGCGCGGATGTGGAACTCTACGAAGACGGCACATTCCAAGTGCGCAGTTCCGCCGCCGAACTCGGTCAGGGATTGGTCACCGTCATGCGCCTGACCGTTGCGGAGGAGATGGGCGTCGCGCCGGAAAAAGTGCGCGTGCTCGTCATGGATACTGACCTGACGCCGAATGGCGGTCCCACGACTGCCTCGCGCCAGACGTTTGTGACCGGCAACGCCTCCCGCTACGCTGCCAAAACTCTGCGAGACCAGATCACTGCTTCGATGGCAGAGAAGTTCGACGTGCGCCCCGAGCAGATCCGCTTTGAAGGCGGCGTAGTCCACGTCAACGGGCATTCGCTTTCCTACGAAGAGATCTACAAGGAAATGACAGGCATGGGTCAGCACCCCCGCGTCCGTTATGAATATGAGGCGCCCAAAACCCAGCCCCTCGGCACAGGCGGCGATATGCACTTCGCATTCTCGTTCGGTGTGCAAGCCGCCGAAGTGGAAGTCAATAAGCTGACGGGCGAAGTGCGCGTGTTGAACGTCATTTCCGCCAACGATGTCGGCATGGCGGTCAACCCGCTCGGTTTGCAGGGACAGGTCGAAGGCGGTGTGATGATGGGACTTGGCAACTGTCTCACAGAAGAATTCATCGTCGAGAACGGTAATGTGGTCACAGATCATCTCGCCCGCTATCGTGTGCCGGGTATCATGCTCACGCCCAATATCACGTCCATCATTGTCGAGCATCCCATCGAATCCGGTCCTTATGGAGCCAAGGGCGTCGGCGAAATCTCCAGCATCCCCACCACGCCTGCCATTACCAATGCCATTTACAACGCTGTCGGTGTCCGCTTGGATAAACTACCCGTGGATCAGGAAGTGATCGCGCGGGAGTTGTGGGAGCGCGAAGAAAAAATCAACCGGTAAAAAACATCCGATAGAAAGCATAACAGGACTCTCCGAGTAATTGGGGAGTCCTGTTATGTTGCATTCGGGTAAAATCAAGCAGAGGAAACAACAACATGTCCAAATTCGTTGGTTATAAATGCTCGCTTTGCGGGGCAGAATATCTGCCCGGGCAGGTTGCCTACACCTGCCCGAAGGATGGCGGCAACCTCGATGTCATCCTCGATTATGAAACCATCAAGAAAAAATTCCAACCGGAGGATGTCATCTCGCGGAAGGATACCTCCCTGTGGAGGTACCTGCCGCTGTTACCTGTTTCCGAGCCCGGCGGGGATTCCACACCCTTGCACGCCGCAGGCTGGACCCCGATGTTTGCCCTGCCGCGACTGGCGGATAATCTCGGTCTGAAGCATCTCTGGCTGAAGGACGAGTCCCGCAATCCTACCGCATCTTTCAAGGATAGAGCCAGCGCCATTGTTGTGACCCGCGCGCGGGAATTGAAATCCAAGATCGTTGTGACCGCTTCGACAGGCAATGCCGGCGCGGCGCTGGCGGGCATGTCGGCTGCGGTGGGACAAAAAGCCGTCATCTTTGCGCCCAAGTCCGCGCCGCAGGCGAAGGTGGCGCAGTTGCTGGTCTTCGGTGCGAAGGTCATCCTTGTAGACGGCACCTACGACGACGCCTTCGATCTGACAGTTAAAGCCGCAGATGAATTCGGCTGGTACTGCCGTAACACGGGCTACAATCCGTTCACCGCGGAGGGCAAGAAGACTGCCGCTTTTGAGATCTGGGAATGGTGGCTTGATGCGCATCGTCACTGGCACAAGAAGGATAGCCCGTTGGATAACCACCCGCCCCTGTCCATTTTTGTCTCGGTGGGGGACGGCAATATTATTTCAGGTATTCACAAGGGATTTAAAGACCTACTGGCATTGGGCTGGATTCCCAACATGCCGCGCATCATCGGCGTGCAGGCGGAAGGGTCTGCCGCGATTGCGAATGCCTTCCGGGATAATTCCGA from Anaerolineales bacterium includes:
- a CDS encoding molybdopterin-dependent oxidoreductase; the encoded protein is MSNIIFSVNGKQYSVEPIAGETLSTLLRERLRLTGTKIGCEEAECGACTVLVDGEPIMSCVYPAERADGKTLVTIEGLAQRVHEEMKLHPLQEAFVEHGAVQCGFCIPGQIMTAYALLKRNPDPNSDDIRFALKDTLCRCAGYPSIENAILAAAQALQTGEPVQKPTHIPDSIHDHKTVGRKHLRPEAVEKVTGEAIFTDDLKFDGMLYAKAKRAMIPHGFLTKLDISKAKALPGVVAILTAEDVPAEKNHGLVIFDWPVMIGVGERVRYVGDALAIVAAESQEIAEQASALIEAEFDLQPVITNPVMAREDGVPQLHDSGNLLKHIKVRKGDMDAGFAAADIVLEHTFHTQTTDHAFIEPECSIGVPLPDGRMEIYVGSQIPYQDRTQVARVMGWEEERVRIVGQLMGGGFGGKEDVMGQIHVAMLANVTQRPVKLLFDRQESLLVHPKRHATQIRVKIGAKKDGRLIAAETELYGDTGAYASLGEKVMTRATTHSAGPYDIEHVRADCYAMYTNNPPSGAFRGFGVTQSAFAVESMMDMLAEKLNLDPVDVRRMNALHVGSITNTGQELKESVGLMECIDRVDAEMRKHTPLPFAPRVDPENPNLVRSWGFAAAYKNTGLGGGAPDKSGADVELYEDGTFQVRSSAAELGQGLVTVMRLTVAEEMGVAPEKVRVLVMDTDLTPNGGPTTASRQTFVTGNASRYAAKTLRDQITASMAEKFDVRPEQIRFEGGVVHVNGHSLSYEEIYKEMTGMGQHPRVRYEYEAPKTQPLGTGGDMHFAFSFGVQAAEVEVNKLTGEVRVLNVISANDVGMAVNPLGLQGQVEGGVMMGLGNCLTEEFIVENGNVVTDHLARYRVPGIMLTPNITSIIVEHPIESGPYGAKGVGEISSIPTTPAITNAIYNAVGVRLDKLPVDQEVIARELWEREEKINR
- the thrC gene encoding threonine synthase, with product MSKFVGYKCSLCGAEYLPGQVAYTCPKDGGNLDVILDYETIKKKFQPEDVISRKDTSLWRYLPLLPVSEPGGDSTPLHAAGWTPMFALPRLADNLGLKHLWLKDESRNPTASFKDRASAIVVTRARELKSKIVVTASTGNAGAALAGMSAAVGQKAVIFAPKSAPQAKVAQLLVFGAKVILVDGTYDDAFDLTVKAADEFGWYCRNTGYNPFTAEGKKTAAFEIWEWWLDAHRHWHKKDSPLDNHPPLSIFVSVGDGNIISGIHKGFKDLLALGWIPNMPRIIGVQAEGSAAIANAFRDNSETITPVSATTIADSISVDLPRDGVRAVRAAMQTDGTYITVSDDEITKAIAELGKMGIFAEPAGAAAYAGVVKATGSGVVGSDDPILVMNTGSGLKDVRAAMQAVQSAPIIEPTLEAVKKLL